A DNA window from Candidatus Cloacimonas sp. contains the following coding sequences:
- a CDS encoding MBL fold metallo-hydrolase — MNRIIPVLAGYYWSDCGAFMGVLPYPLWHKKTVVDQRQRRKLNLNLLLIQSGKRNILIDTGLGNRLTDKQRDIYQPSEFLLPFSLAELGFKDIDITDVIMTHLHFDHAGGIITDFGSNDALTFPNAQYWIQKTEWDMAKNPDELNHSAYQFEQQLALLEKRGNITLLEGNAEIEKGIMLSLVGGHTVGSQTVAIDCGTNYYLYAGDIIPTLFHTSMAVTSAYDVNRMQTAAAKKMIYNQLQEHNGTLILCHDTEKWQIPYSELGHKKGLAGEVTIAESP; from the coding sequence ATGAACCGAATAATCCCTGTTCTGGCAGGTTACTATTGGTCTGATTGCGGTGCGTTTATGGGTGTTTTACCCTACCCGCTATGGCATAAAAAAACAGTTGTAGATCAACGCCAAAGACGCAAATTAAACCTGAACCTGTTGCTTATTCAAAGCGGTAAAAGAAACATTTTAATTGATACCGGTTTGGGAAATCGTCTAACCGATAAACAAAGAGATATCTATCAACCGAGCGAATTTTTGCTGCCCTTTTCGCTTGCTGAATTGGGATTTAAAGATATAGACATCACCGATGTAATTATGACCCATCTGCATTTTGACCACGCCGGGGGAATTATAACCGATTTTGGCTCTAATGATGCCCTCACTTTCCCCAATGCGCAATATTGGATTCAAAAAACAGAATGGGATATGGCAAAAAATCCGGATGAATTAAACCACTCCGCTTATCAATTTGAACAGCAATTAGCTTTACTGGAAAAACGGGGAAACATCACTCTTTTGGAAGGCAATGCAGAAATTGAAAAGGGTATTATGCTTTCCCTCGTGGGTGGACATACTGTAGGTAGCCAAACTGTTGCTATAGATTGTGGCACAAACTATTATCTTTATGCCGGAGATATTATCCCTACCCTGTTTCATACTTCAATGGCTGTAACCTCCGCTTACGATGTTAACAGAATGCAAACCGCAGCCGCTAAGAAAATGATTTACAACCAATTGCAAGAACATAACGGAACCTTGATTTTATGCCACGATACTGAAAAATGGCAAATTCCCTATTCAGAACTGGGACACAAGAAAGGGTTGGCTGGGGAAGTCACCATTGCGGAATCGCCCTAA